In the genome of Daucus carota subsp. sativus chromosome 9, DH1 v3.0, whole genome shotgun sequence, the window CTCTTTTTCGTGAAGACTGACAATATCTACCAGCTCGTCCAGGCACCAGGTAGAAGAAGCATAATCTTCGGAGAAGACAACAATGTAAATCTTGGATTCTTTTATTGCTGTTCTCAATGCCTTTGGGAGAACTTCTCCCTGGCGTAGCTTATAATCATCCTTAAAAGTTTTAATTCTATGATCATTTAGTGCTTTGTACAAATGAGCGGTGAAAGTAGGCCCAGTATCAGGACCGCGATAGCTCAAAAAAACGTCCCAGATAAGAGCTGAATTTGGAGCAGAAGAGGATGCTGGAGTTTGAGAACTTCCTGAAGCCATTGATTAACACAGCAGATGGAAGATATCAAAATAAGAAATGACTGTAAACACTATTAGGGGGTGGAGATGATTAAATAAGGCACAAATTTGATAGATTACCAATAATAACTTAAAAGTCCACTACCACTAAAATTGAAGACAGCTAAGACAAGTTCCTTAAAGCATCTTATGGTTGCATCCTGTGCTGATATGAATTTTGGACTCATCTGTTTATCTTTTGTCTAATACTCTCTCtgtctcaaaataattttggtgtagttttgttttgatttgacttaatcaaattgatcaacaattatacatattatatgataaatcatatCATGAGGAAGTATATTTGATCTGctttaaaatgaatattttagtttttaaaaattataagaaagaattaatttttatttttaataaaaaaatagtcaATTATAAGGTACTGTTTGATTGATTACAATCAAATAATCTAAAAGTCTACTAATACTGACAATATACACAACTAGACAAGTCCTTGAAGCATCTCATGGTTTAATAAAAGGGCAATTTGAAGTCTTAGATTAAAAGCAACGGGTACCAATCAGTGAAGCAGAGTGGTTTAGATGTCATGTTCTATTCATTTTAAATGAGCATACTATTAGGGGATGAAGATGGTTAGATAGGCTAATAGTTTTGATAAACTAATCGCTTGCATCAATCCAAAAAACAGAGTCCACTAATACAAGGTTGTGCATTCTGCTAACGGaaactgaattttttttccGATTAACCTAAAccgaaatttatcaaaattctcTGCCGAATATCACCGTTTCAAATGCTCAGAAGTCAGAATCAGAAGCTATGCATCGAATCCCCCAATTGGCCAGTTCCCCAATTCTTATCAAGCCCAAATTGACACACAAACAACTAGTAACATAGATACACGGATAGATTCAAACATATAGCTACAAAGCCAACAACTCGATTtaaatatatagacacagtCGTTATAAAACTGAATCGATTTTTGTTTACCTCGATTGGCTTGGGAGTTGAGAATTGAGTGATCGACTGGTGGACTTGAGAGAAACAAGAGTCGACTCCGTTGAGAATGTTGATAGTTGACTCAAGGGGcgtaaacgagccgagccgagtccaACCATGCCAGGCTCGGCTCAGCTCGACTGAAAAGTTCGGGGCTCGgtttcgagttcgagttcgaccgaatttttaatttcaagttcaaaactcggctcgtaaatagttcgataggctcgagttcggctcgaaagctcgaatcgagtcaccaaatattgacaaaaactcgaaatatgatcggttcgactcgagttcgattcgattaaatatataaattataaataaaatattaaatatatttgtaaaaatatatttataataaaaaaattaaaaaataatagaggctcgataaggctcgcgaaccttacgagccgagtaatttgaagctcgagctcggcttgGTAAAACATTCaaatagctcgagctcgagctcggctcgattattaccgaattaaattcgaatatttttcgagccgaactcgagtagCTCACGAATAATTTTGGTTTGTCTACATCCCTAGTTGAACCTGAATCACTGCTCTACAGAGGGGATGTAATTAGACTACGCCTATctatcataaaatttaatttgataaattattttgaaatttttcctttttaataaaaatttaaacattaaagttttatataaaataagaaaaacttataaatattttgataaattataattaaactgAGTAGTGATTCACTTTCAAACTATCAAGATCCTCAACTGAGTCAACTCTTGTTTCCCTCAAGTCCACCAGTCGATCACTCGATTCTCAACTCCTAAGCCAAATGAGGTAAACAAAACTCGATTCAATTTTGTATCGACTGTGTATTTATGTTTAAATCGAGTTTGTGGCTTTGTAGCTATATGATTGAAGCTATGTGTGTATCTATGTCACTATGTTTGTCAATTTGGGTTTGATAAGAATTGGGGGATTTTGTTAAAGTTTGTGTTTTTAATAACTGGTCTTTCTTAGAATTGACCAAGTCTGAACCACTCTATTTCACTAATTTGTTCTCTTTCATTTGCTATTTTATGTTCTCTTGTATCCCTTCAAGAGGCATAAAAACAAACCAAAGCCCATCTAGATTAATCATTGTTAATATAATTGTTGAACTGTCCTGATTGACTGTACAAGTGGACTTTTTGGATCCATACAAGCTATTAGTTTATTAAAACTTTGAGCCTATCTAATTATCTTCACCCCCTAATAATCTTTACAATCATTTCTAATTTTCTCATCTGATATCTTCGATCTGCAGTCTGAAAAAATCAACTAATAGCTTTTAGCAATGTTATGGTTTGAGCATCGTATAGAGAGCATAGTAGCAATGTTGAGCAGCGGACATTCAACAGGAGTTAGCAATGTTTGCTAACTCCTCAAAATAGCTTTTTGAGCCCAAACCTATATTTCAATCTGCTAAGTATTAAACACTAACATTAACGGACTGAAATGGTCAAATCTCTGAAACACCCCAAACTTGTAATTTtaccccaaacctctaactttcAAACACGGCCAACGATATTTGTAATTCCAGCTCATCTGGACGGCAGAGTTTGTAAATGGCAAGAGAGCATGACATCTGAACCTTTCACTGATTTGTTCTCTTTCATTTGCTATTTTATGTTCTCTTGTATTCCTTTACCTCCAAGTTTGTAAAATCCAAACATAAAATAAGCAACAATAAGCAACATCTGAGCTCACTCTCTAAACAGAGCTATATATTAAACGATTGACAGAACCCAGAGGCATGCAGACAAACCAAAGTCCATTTAGATTAATCATTGTTAATATAGTTGTTGAACTGTCCTGATTGTCAGTATTAGTGGACTTTTTTGGATCCATGCAAGCAATTAGTTTATCAAAACTTTTAGCCTATATAATCATCTTCACCCCCTAATAACGTTtacaatcatttttaattttctcatCTGATATCTTCGATCTGCAGTCTGAAAAAATGGATTCACAAAGTTCTCCAACTACAGTACCCTCTCCTGCTCTGAATTCAGCTCTTACTTGGGATGTTTTCTTAAGCTACCGCGGTCCTGAAACCGGGCCAAAATTTACGGCTCATTTATACGCTGCACTAGATCGTCACAGAATTAAAACATATAAGGATGATTATAAGCTACGCCAGGGAGAAGTTATCGCAGAGGCATTGAAAAGAGCAATAAAATCATCCAAGATTTACGTTGTTGTCTTCTCTGAAGATTATGCTTCTTCTCCGTGGTGCCTGGACGAGCTGGTAGATATTGTCAGTTTTCATGAAAAAGAGGAGAGGCTGATTATTCCTGTGTTTTACCATATTGATCCATCTATTGTGCGACATGCTAATAtaggaaaagaagaagaaggaagTAGTGTATATGAAAAAGCTCTTCAACTTCATGCTAAAGGGTATTacaagaatgaagagcagagaGTGAAAAGCTGGCTCTATGCACTAAAAGTAGCCGCTAACATTTCAGGAAATCATATATGCGAAAAAAACAGGTATTTTTTACACACTCAACAAGtttgatctttttttttttgccctcTATCTCTTTCGATCTTTTAAAACATATCTTATTGATTGGGTTGAGAGTAACTTGGTGATAAAGTTATACTTCATTCGTCCTTAAGGTCTTGGTTCGATTCTCACCTATATCAAAAATTCAGGTatagtttaataaaaaaacatatcttATTGTATAGAGTAAATTTCAGGAGTGTGGCTACATTTTACACCGATTCACAAAAATGTGGCTGAATTTTAAAATTCGCAAAAATGTGGCTGAAGTTCAACTCCGCCTTTTAAAATCTTGGCTACCGTTAAGTCCGTTAGTTTTCAACCGTTAActcatttaaaaaacaaaaattgaaatGGGTAGTTACGTAAAAACACAAAATAAGCAGAATTAGGAATTCTCTTCCCTTTCCCAGCCAACTTCTCTCTTTCTCGCTGCCGGCTGTTGGGATGGAACTCTCTGCCCAGATATGTACACACGAGATCTCCCCCAGTCTTCCCCCAACTTGCTATCCCTTCCTACTCCCTCATATTTCTTGCCTCATCACCACCATCGGCAGCGACTTTGCCGCCTACACACACAATTCACCCAATGTCTCCACAACACAAATCATACATTAAGAACTCCTCTTTCCACCAACTCCCTTATACCCAATTAGTCCACAAAATATACCCATCTCACCTCTCTGTTCTTGGTGATTTTTTATCGCAACAGATGCCACAAAAGAGACAGAGCGTCGAGTTTCTTTCGGTTATAatagttgaaattcatgatgaATATGAGCTGAAGTCTGTGTGTGTGAGCTCTTCTGCTCTTGTGCGTGTAATTATGAATTGAAGGAGAGAGAAATATGTGAAAGTTAGAGTTTTGTTTCACAGAAGAagaatttttgattatttttttaataaattacaatTATACCCTCTCTTCCGTTACTCCCGTTAAGCTCTATTTAACGGCAGCCAAAATTTTGAAACGTGAAGTCGAACTTTAGCCACTTTTTTGCGAATTTTAAAATTCAGTCACATTTTTGCGAATCGGTGTAAAAAGGAGCCACACCCCTGAAATTTACTCTATtgtatatcaaatataattatgaatAGTTTTCTAATATCAAAGCTGTTACATTCAGAAATTAAAAGTAACTGCTTGTTTATGGTGTTACATTTAGAAATTAAAAGCAACTGCTTGTTTATGGTGATCTCTAAACTAATTaaagaaaaacaataatttcaaaaaattgtaGGCTCTCCAGAATTAttactaaaatttaataatatgagattgtgtttgaaaacatataattcattttaatttatgaattagaaatatatgatttatcatttcaaattctcaaattaatataagaatttaaatGTTTaggaaataaaatgaaatgagagTTCAATGCTTTTGTTTGACCGgccataaaataatttttcatagtatatttaattatatataagaaaaattataaacatcttttataaaacaaatattttgtcCACGTGTCAAATTCTCTTCCCCTTCaacaaataataatgataaagaAAAAAGCATTAAAAGCGtggtaaatttttttaagagattatatttgatattaatGGAAATTGTTTGCAGAGAGGAACCTGATGTTATAGAAAAAATTATTGCTGAAATTTTACCAAAGATAAATCCCAAGAGTTTTAATGAGAAAACCGTGGGCTTAGAGAGTCGTATTGCGAGTATAGTAGCAATATTGAGCAGCGGACATTCAATAAGTGTCACTAAAATTGGTATACATGGTATGGGTGGAGTTGGGAAAACAACTCTTGCTCGAGCTGTGTTTGACGAAATATATCTAGACTTCAAAGGCAGTTGCTTCTTGGCCAATGTCACGGCAAATGCTGGCACATATGAAGGAATGAAGTGTTTACAGAAGCAACTTCTTAATGATGTTCTTCTTCAAAATGAAAAGGATGTTAAAGATGTTGCCAGCGGGAAAAAGTTgatagaaactaaattagcgGACCAAAAAATTCTGGTTGTTATTGATGATTTAAACCACTCTGATCAGCTTGAATCATTTGGAGTAAAGTCGTTTGGTCATGGGAGTGTTGTCATCATAACTACAAGGGAGGAACATATACTGAAATATTTTGAGATAAAAACTGAACATCGATACATGG includes:
- the LOC108201765 gene encoding TMV resistance protein N, whose product is MDSQSSPTTVPSPALNSALTWDVFLSYRGPETGPKFTAHLYAALDRHRIKTYKDDYKLRQGEVIAEALKRAIKSSKIYVVVFSEDYASSPWCLDELVDIVSFHEKEERLIIPVFYHIDPSIVRHANIGKEEEGSSVYEKALQLHAKGYYKNEEQRVKSWLYALKVAANISGNHICEKNREEPDVIEKIIAEILPKINPKSFNEKTVGLESRIASIVAILSSGHSISVTKIGIHGMGGVGKTTLARAVFDEIYLDFKGSCFLANVTANAGTYEGMKCLQKQLLNDVLLQNEKDVKDVASGKKLIETKLADQKILVVIDDLNHSDQLESFGVKSFGHGSVVIITTREEHILKYFEIKTEHRYMVEKLGREESLILFQQHAFRFGYVDDALMKLSNDILSLADGLPLALKVFGSFLCTKYEFEEWEEFIERLKESPNREIQDSLLVSFKAIDSDLQKMFLDIACFFIGWTKERVFQILETYYSYVKVKINDLKGKCLLTIDDKNVLQMHDLLRDMGMQVARNNSPGNPEKYNRLWLSTDIEHVLDG